From Myxocyprinus asiaticus isolate MX2 ecotype Aquarium Trade chromosome 10, UBuf_Myxa_2, whole genome shotgun sequence, the proteins below share one genomic window:
- the LOC127446869 gene encoding mitochondrial protein C2orf69 homolog isoform X2, producing MTNFQQEMALQPDAAPWQSWSLECVALTLGHRFPGCHIWVVRASSMYLHKFSCYQNFVESNLFGAPEHTPDYGAIRHLRALLGHGMEQAGLLNPLPPLSGTSTPAPLPPDFTLTLVGFSKGCVVLNQIVYELAGARADPELKQFLDSISDMYWLDGGHPGGSETWVTDKCALGELASSGVAVHAHVTPYEVKDPMRVWVGCEHRCFIKTLEDLGACLSQKLHFEDEPASIENHFRVIQEF from the exons ATGACA AACTTCCAGCAGGAAATGGCCCTCCAGCCTGATGCTGCCCCATGGCAGTCCTGGAGTCTTGAGTGTGTGGCTCTCACCCTGGGCCACCGGTTCCCTGGCTGCCATATCTGGGTCGTCCGTGCTTCCAGCATGTACCTGCACAAGTTCAGCTGCTATCAGAACTTTGTAGAGAGCAACTTATTTGGAGCACCAGAACACACTCCAGACTATGGAGCCATTCGCCACCTGAGGGCACTCCTAggtcatggcatggagcaggccggcCTCCTGAATCCCTTACCCCCTCTTAGTGGTACATCCACTCCTGCCCCTCTACCTCCTGATTTTACCCTGACCCTAGTGGGCTTCAGTAAGGGATGTGTTGTTCTCAATCAGATAGTGTATGAGCTGGCTGGAGCTCGAGCAGACCCAGAACTGAAGCAGTTTCTGGACAGTATCTCAGATATGTACTGGCTGGACGGAGGGCACCCAGGTGGTAGTGAGACATGGGTGACCGATAAGTGTGCCCTGGGTGAGCTGGCATCTAGTGGGGTGGCTGTCCATGCCCATGTCACTCCTTATGAGGTAAAGGATCCGATGAGGGTATGGGTCGGATGTGAGCACCGGTGCTTTATAAAGACACTAGAGGATCTGGGTGCCTGTCTAAGCCAGAAACTACACTTTGAGGATGAGCCAGCATCCATTGAGAATCACTTCCGGGTTATTCAGGAGTTTTGA
- the LOC127446869 gene encoding mitochondrial protein C2orf69 homolog isoform X1 — translation MSASAGLCVPKTSCAGPAVASGLLRLTSVPGYDQTRVNDVLLLTPLTGTQKGCNNENENLRNGNAHVVFFPGDIQNFQQEMALQPDAAPWQSWSLECVALTLGHRFPGCHIWVVRASSMYLHKFSCYQNFVESNLFGAPEHTPDYGAIRHLRALLGHGMEQAGLLNPLPPLSGTSTPAPLPPDFTLTLVGFSKGCVVLNQIVYELAGARADPELKQFLDSISDMYWLDGGHPGGSETWVTDKCALGELASSGVAVHAHVTPYEVKDPMRVWVGCEHRCFIKTLEDLGACLSQKLHFEDEPASIENHFRVIQEF, via the exons ATGAGCGCTTCGGCGGGGCTGTGCGTGCCGAAGACATCATGCGCGGGTCCCGCTGTTGCGTCCGGGCTGCTCCGCCTGACTTCAGTACCTGGTTATGATCAAACCCGCGTGAATGATGTTTTACTATTAacacccctcactggaacgcagAAAGGATGTAACAACGAGAATGAGAACTTGCGGAATGGCAATGCTCACGTAGTCTTCTTTCCCGGGGACATTCAG AACTTCCAGCAGGAAATGGCCCTCCAGCCTGATGCTGCCCCATGGCAGTCCTGGAGTCTTGAGTGTGTGGCTCTCACCCTGGGCCACCGGTTCCCTGGCTGCCATATCTGGGTCGTCCGTGCTTCCAGCATGTACCTGCACAAGTTCAGCTGCTATCAGAACTTTGTAGAGAGCAACTTATTTGGAGCACCAGAACACACTCCAGACTATGGAGCCATTCGCCACCTGAGGGCACTCCTAggtcatggcatggagcaggccggcCTCCTGAATCCCTTACCCCCTCTTAGTGGTACATCCACTCCTGCCCCTCTACCTCCTGATTTTACCCTGACCCTAGTGGGCTTCAGTAAGGGATGTGTTGTTCTCAATCAGATAGTGTATGAGCTGGCTGGAGCTCGAGCAGACCCAGAACTGAAGCAGTTTCTGGACAGTATCTCAGATATGTACTGGCTGGACGGAGGGCACCCAGGTGGTAGTGAGACATGGGTGACCGATAAGTGTGCCCTGGGTGAGCTGGCATCTAGTGGGGTGGCTGTCCATGCCCATGTCACTCCTTATGAGGTAAAGGATCCGATGAGGGTATGGGTCGGATGTGAGCACCGGTGCTTTATAAAGACACTAGAGGATCTGGGTGCCTGTCTAAGCCAGAAACTACACTTTGAGGATGAGCCAGCATCCATTGAGAATCACTTCCGGGTTATTCAGGAGTTTTGA
- the ftcdnl1 gene encoding formiminotransferase N-terminal subdomain-containing protein isoform X1, translating to MKRMSCSAIGRRLVACLLNISEARRRDLVETVARSAITDKHGRKREGVTVLNIFNDFDYNRSVITIVASIDLIREAVLSACEHACSLINMSAHEGIHPCMGAVDLVPLYPLGKEVGLEDCGKEAQALATALTERVAGTSAFLFGWADSPQHRGLAQRRKVVGWFRKTFDMSTIQPDVGPQPIRRFGITGVGASPYVMNCNVTIDTQDLALGRGVAAAIRETSPDGIPGVQVLALHHEGAVEIACNVESIQGGSPSLTNGEEPWPSFTIGGQNFCHAPASLITARVAEMAGLHGVAIKGTALVGFTPNECRSLAEEALSKGIGEYWKELHRVHM from the exons ATGAAAA GGATGTCCTGCTCTGCTATCGGACGGCGGCTGGTTGCGTGTCTCCTGAACATCTCAGAGGCTAGAAGAAGAGATCTGGTGGAGACAGTGGCCAGATCAGCCATCACCGACAAACACG GAAGAAAGCGTGAGGGCGTCACTGTGCTGAACATCTTTAATGATTTTGACTACAACCGCTCTGTCATCACTATTGTTGCAAGCATTGACCTAATAA GGGAGGCTGTATTGTCAGCTTGTGAACATGCATGCTCTCTGATTAACATGAGTGCCCATGAAGGCATTCACCCATGTATGGGCGCAGTGGATCTGGTGCCTCTCTATCCGCTGGGGAAGGAGGTGGGCCTGGAGGATTGTGGTAAAGAGGCCCAGG caTTAGCCACGGCTCTGACAGAACGAGTGGCAGGTACCAGTGCCTTTTTGTTTGGTTGGGCAGATTCTCCACAGCATCGAGGACTGGCTCAGAGGAGAAAAGTTGTTGGCTGGTTCAGAAAGACCTTTGATATGTCAACCATACAGCCAGATGTAGGTCCACAGCCCATCAGGAGATTCGGCATTACAG GTGTTGGTGCCAGCCCCTACGTAATGAACTGCAATGTGACCATCGATACTCAGGATTTGGCTCTGGGCCGGGGTGTGGCAGCAGCAATTCGTGAAACCAGCCCTGACGGTATCCCTGGAGTTCAGGTCCTAGCCCTGCACCATGAAGGTGCTGTGGAGATCGCTTGCAATGTGGAGAGCATTCAGGGTGGTTCTCCATCTTTAACTAATGGTGAGGAACCCTGGCCAAGCTTCACCATTGGAGGGCAAAACTTCTGCCATGCTCCAGCCTCACTAATCACAGCACGGGTTGCAGAGATGGCCGGGCTCCATGGTGTGGCCATAAAGGGTACAGCCCTGGTGGGCTTTACCCCAAATGAGTGCCGGAGTCTGGCAGAGGAAGCACTGTCAAAGGGCATTGGAGAGTACTGGAAGGAGCTGCACCGTGTGCACATGTGA
- the ftcdnl1 gene encoding formiminotransferase N-terminal subdomain-containing protein isoform X2, giving the protein MSCSAIGRRLVACLLNISEARRRDLVETVARSAITDKHGRKREGVTVLNIFNDFDYNRSVITIVASIDLIREAVLSACEHACSLINMSAHEGIHPCMGAVDLVPLYPLGKEVGLEDCGKEAQALATALTERVAGTSAFLFGWADSPQHRGLAQRRKVVGWFRKTFDMSTIQPDVGPQPIRRFGITGVGASPYVMNCNVTIDTQDLALGRGVAAAIRETSPDGIPGVQVLALHHEGAVEIACNVESIQGGSPSLTNGEEPWPSFTIGGQNFCHAPASLITARVAEMAGLHGVAIKGTALVGFTPNECRSLAEEALSKGIGEYWKELHRVHM; this is encoded by the exons ATGTCCTGCTCTGCTATCGGACGGCGGCTGGTTGCGTGTCTCCTGAACATCTCAGAGGCTAGAAGAAGAGATCTGGTGGAGACAGTGGCCAGATCAGCCATCACCGACAAACACG GAAGAAAGCGTGAGGGCGTCACTGTGCTGAACATCTTTAATGATTTTGACTACAACCGCTCTGTCATCACTATTGTTGCAAGCATTGACCTAATAA GGGAGGCTGTATTGTCAGCTTGTGAACATGCATGCTCTCTGATTAACATGAGTGCCCATGAAGGCATTCACCCATGTATGGGCGCAGTGGATCTGGTGCCTCTCTATCCGCTGGGGAAGGAGGTGGGCCTGGAGGATTGTGGTAAAGAGGCCCAGG caTTAGCCACGGCTCTGACAGAACGAGTGGCAGGTACCAGTGCCTTTTTGTTTGGTTGGGCAGATTCTCCACAGCATCGAGGACTGGCTCAGAGGAGAAAAGTTGTTGGCTGGTTCAGAAAGACCTTTGATATGTCAACCATACAGCCAGATGTAGGTCCACAGCCCATCAGGAGATTCGGCATTACAG GTGTTGGTGCCAGCCCCTACGTAATGAACTGCAATGTGACCATCGATACTCAGGATTTGGCTCTGGGCCGGGGTGTGGCAGCAGCAATTCGTGAAACCAGCCCTGACGGTATCCCTGGAGTTCAGGTCCTAGCCCTGCACCATGAAGGTGCTGTGGAGATCGCTTGCAATGTGGAGAGCATTCAGGGTGGTTCTCCATCTTTAACTAATGGTGAGGAACCCTGGCCAAGCTTCACCATTGGAGGGCAAAACTTCTGCCATGCTCCAGCCTCACTAATCACAGCACGGGTTGCAGAGATGGCCGGGCTCCATGGTGTGGCCATAAAGGGTACAGCCCTGGTGGGCTTTACCCCAAATGAGTGCCGGAGTCTGGCAGAGGAAGCACTGTCAAAGGGCATTGGAGAGTACTGGAAGGAGCTGCACCGTGTGCACATGTGA
- the LOC127446871 gene encoding SOSS complex subunit B2 isoform X1, whose protein sequence is MSNISNEAVVLIKDVKPGSKNLNIVFIVLEIGRVTKTKDGHEVRSCRVADKSGSIAISVWDELGSLIQPGDIIRLTRGYASIWKGCLTLYTGRGGDLQKIGEFCMVYSEVPNFSEPNPELLAQANQQNKTGKEQQGNSPPNQNAGTPAQTGNGSVPVFPNNNAAPVPRDPNLGAPGRPNGRVPGNGPPPVTAGGPPAPPKPTVTISNGRDPRRASKR, encoded by the exons ATGTCGAATATCTCCAACGAAGCTGTGGTCTTGATAAAAGATGTAAAGCCCGGATcgaaaaacctaaatatcgtcTTTATAGTTTTGGAAATCG GTCGGGTGACAAAGACAAAAGACGGGCACGAGGTGCGCTCCTGCAGAGTGGCGGACAAGAGCGGCAGCATCGCCATCTCTGTGTGGGATGAGCTGGGCAGCCTCATCCAGCCAGGGGACATCATCCGCCTCACGAGAGG TTATGCCTCCATCTGGAAGGGCTGCCTTACACTGTACACTGGACGAGGAGGAGACTTGCAGAAAATAGGAGA GTTCTGTATGGTGTATTCAGAGGTTCCAAATTTCAGTGAGCCAAATCCAGAGCTGCTTGCACAAGCTAACCAACAGAACAAGACC GGTAAAGAACAGCAGGGTAATTCTCCACCGAATCAAAATGCAGGTACACCTGCTCAAACAG GAAATGGTAGTGTGCCAGTATTTCCTAATAACAATGCTGCTCCTGTGCCTCGGGATCCCAACCTTGGGGCTCCAGGAAGACCCAACGGCCGTGTTCCAGGCAACGGGCCACCCCCAGTAACTGCAGGGGGACCTCCTGCTCCACCAAAACCCACAGTCACCATTAGCAATGGCAGGGACCCAAGAAGAGCTTCAAAAAGATGA
- the LOC127446871 gene encoding SOSS complex subunit B2 isoform X3, giving the protein MSNISNEAVVLIKDVKPGSKNLNIVFIVLEIGRVTKTKDGHEVRSCRVADKSGSIAISVWDELGSLIQPGDIIRLTRGYASIWKGCLTLYTGRGGDLQKIGEFCMVYSEVPNFSEPNPELLAQANQQNKTGKEQQGNSPPNQNAGTPAQTGSGCDPGTGVTEIPLLPYHIVHLSKALDPRLLGGMSLQLAY; this is encoded by the exons ATGTCGAATATCTCCAACGAAGCTGTGGTCTTGATAAAAGATGTAAAGCCCGGATcgaaaaacctaaatatcgtcTTTATAGTTTTGGAAATCG GTCGGGTGACAAAGACAAAAGACGGGCACGAGGTGCGCTCCTGCAGAGTGGCGGACAAGAGCGGCAGCATCGCCATCTCTGTGTGGGATGAGCTGGGCAGCCTCATCCAGCCAGGGGACATCATCCGCCTCACGAGAGG TTATGCCTCCATCTGGAAGGGCTGCCTTACACTGTACACTGGACGAGGAGGAGACTTGCAGAAAATAGGAGA GTTCTGTATGGTGTATTCAGAGGTTCCAAATTTCAGTGAGCCAAATCCAGAGCTGCTTGCACAAGCTAACCAACAGAACAAGACC GGTAAAGAACAGCAGGGTAATTCTCCACCGAATCAAAATGCAGGTACACCTGCTCAAACAG GTAGTGGGTGTGACCCAGGAACTGGAGTTACAGAGATCCCACTCCTGCCCTACCACATTGTgcacttgagcaaggcacttgacCCTAGATTACTAGGGGGAATGTCCCTACAGTTAGcgtact GA
- the LOC127446871 gene encoding SOSS complex subunit B2 isoform X2 — protein MSNISNEAVVLIKDVKPGSKNLNIVFIVLEIGRVTKTKDGHEVRSCRVADKSGSIAISVWDELGSLIQPGDIIRLTRGYASIWKGCLTLYTGRGGDLQKIGEFCMVYSEVPNFSEPNPELLAQANQQNKTGKEQQGNSPPNQNAGTPAQTGSGCDPGTGVTEIPLLPYHIVHLSKALDPRLLGGMSLQLAYCKLLLISVC, from the exons ATGTCGAATATCTCCAACGAAGCTGTGGTCTTGATAAAAGATGTAAAGCCCGGATcgaaaaacctaaatatcgtcTTTATAGTTTTGGAAATCG GTCGGGTGACAAAGACAAAAGACGGGCACGAGGTGCGCTCCTGCAGAGTGGCGGACAAGAGCGGCAGCATCGCCATCTCTGTGTGGGATGAGCTGGGCAGCCTCATCCAGCCAGGGGACATCATCCGCCTCACGAGAGG TTATGCCTCCATCTGGAAGGGCTGCCTTACACTGTACACTGGACGAGGAGGAGACTTGCAGAAAATAGGAGA GTTCTGTATGGTGTATTCAGAGGTTCCAAATTTCAGTGAGCCAAATCCAGAGCTGCTTGCACAAGCTAACCAACAGAACAAGACC GGTAAAGAACAGCAGGGTAATTCTCCACCGAATCAAAATGCAGGTACACCTGCTCAAACAG GTAGTGGGTGTGACCCAGGAACTGGAGTTACAGAGATCCCACTCCTGCCCTACCACATTGTgcacttgagcaaggcacttgacCCTAGATTACTAGGGGGAATGTCCCTACAGTTAGcgtactgtaagttgcttttgataagtgtctgctaa